Proteins found in one Arthrobacter sp. U41 genomic segment:
- a CDS encoding peptidylprolyl isomerase translates to MAASSRSARDAKRRVQQMEAKRELRKEQDKRRKRDNVIAVGAGTAALVVALVLQLTVFSANPSEDEYAAAQAGLSTPSATPSASPSNAENIPKPETAAGQIFTGELKLNSGTLGVELDGAKAPQAAAVFKSLADQNFYAGLNCHRLTTAETFGVLQCGSKSGDGSSDPSYTWGPLENTPPDNMYPAGTIAVARSGGNAYGNGTQFFIVYKDTVIPADAAGGYSVVGKVTSGLEVVSNIAAAGLKPGDNATDGAPAEPVTIDSFSLK, encoded by the coding sequence TTGGCGGCCAGTTCACGGAGCGCCCGCGATGCCAAGCGGCGCGTCCAGCAAATGGAGGCAAAGCGCGAGCTGCGCAAGGAGCAGGACAAACGGCGGAAGCGCGATAACGTCATCGCCGTTGGCGCCGGAACGGCGGCGCTCGTCGTTGCACTCGTGCTGCAGCTGACCGTCTTCTCCGCCAATCCCAGCGAGGACGAATACGCCGCCGCCCAGGCCGGACTGTCCACCCCCTCCGCCACGCCGTCGGCCTCCCCCAGCAATGCCGAGAACATCCCCAAGCCGGAAACGGCGGCGGGCCAGATTTTCACCGGCGAACTCAAGCTCAACAGCGGCACCCTCGGCGTCGAACTGGACGGCGCCAAGGCGCCCCAGGCAGCCGCCGTCTTCAAATCCCTCGCGGACCAGAACTTCTACGCCGGGCTCAACTGCCACCGGCTCACCACGGCCGAGACGTTCGGGGTGCTGCAGTGCGGGTCAAAGTCCGGGGACGGAAGCAGCGATCCGAGCTACACCTGGGGCCCGCTGGAAAACACTCCCCCGGACAACATGTACCCGGCCGGGACGATCGCCGTCGCCAGGAGCGGTGGAAACGCCTACGGCAACGGCACCCAGTTCTTCATTGTGTACAAGGACACTGTCATTCCGGCCGATGCCGCGGGCGGCTACTCCGTGGTGGGGAAGGTGACCTCGGGCCTGGAGGTGGTGTCCAATATTGCGGCCGCCGGACTAAAACCGGGTGATAACGCCACAGACGGCGCCCCTGCGGAACCAGTCACGATAGACTCGTTCTCTCTGAAGTAA